The following are encoded in a window of Roseimaritima ulvae genomic DNA:
- a CDS encoding ABC transporter permease, whose protein sequence is MADSSLTADRIALRSLRFHWRIAASVALGAAVATAVITGALLVGDSMRGSLRELTEQRLGKIDFAVFPGGFFNPDDWLADQADVVGEPVVYFSRGVLETKVTVDVPGEPEPREVVRRAGAVQILATEPSFWDLDNSGVRPEQMPGPDSVVLNAAAADEIGVGVGDRVTVRLPYEQAVPADSPLGRNEAESEGLPRMEVVAVIPTRGLGRFALSPSQAEPLNVYLSRELVADVLAREGQANVLLIDAADADSNDLADAQRQADALQQSLQPRLGDYGLQLSHIQRSFNDSPVIDYYSLSSDRLMLADEVRQAVVEELNPTRVHPVMTYLANKIERVGNDADEDDADDADADEADADEAEPVVVPYSTLTAIDSLPDLPLNYDFPESISGASQDVGDAIPLVLNSWAAERLGAVVGDRLKVTYFEPETADGQEIARHFESILTDIVPITEPKQPYRRNRSAVFDQRPTVYNDPDLTPTVPGVTDQDSILNWDLPFPLEDGLVKPEDDEYWNDYRLTPKAFIPLAAGQRLFGSRFGDTTSLRIDPATGEDLPALTTAIEQRLLQHKDALGFEVQPIHAQQMAASSGTTPFDVLFLMLSMFVIFAALMLIALLLRLGLLARSREYGTLLATGWSGAAAARLATREGMLAAVAGALLGVALGIGYAWLVLWALRTWWVGAVTVPFLQFHGSVVSLLGGLLGGTLSAWATIRFTTRQLRRTPPRTLLAGQFGEADNGARPAGSSRGWLQPLAWVLIAISLLLGAVATQLGGQSQAGAFVGGGMLLLMGTLVWMYARLRHTARDRSGGTQATDSLWRLAIGNARRNPLRSTLTIGLMASACFLILSMSAFQLSPTDAGVGGFDLIGQTAQPYYRELSDPLVQREVFGNRTQHLAGSTLVSVRMRPGQDASCNNLYKAVQPTVLGVPERLAGLYESEQLTPFAWAASEDMPSGQSPWRALETPAAGTAEDPLPMVLDQATAMWALQIYGGVGATKAFEFDDGQTRHFKVVGLLSNSVLQGVVLIGEANFKTSFPQISGDQYFLIHVPPAQREPLVELLENRLGDVGMDITESRTVLARLLAVQNTYLRTFQSLGALGLLLGTIGLAIAQLRSVLERRGELAVMRAIGFTRWRLAQSVMMEHAALLLAGIGSGVFAALVAVVPYAWLGRAQLPLAEPLAWMAAVLVVGMLAGVTVLSRVIRMPLIQSLRSQ, encoded by the coding sequence GTGGCTGATTCTTCGTTGACGGCGGACCGTATCGCCCTGCGTTCACTTCGCTTTCATTGGCGGATCGCGGCGTCGGTGGCATTGGGCGCGGCCGTGGCGACCGCCGTGATCACCGGGGCACTGTTGGTCGGCGATTCGATGCGCGGCAGCTTGCGCGAGCTGACCGAACAGCGATTAGGCAAAATCGACTTCGCCGTGTTTCCCGGTGGGTTCTTCAATCCAGACGATTGGCTGGCTGATCAAGCGGATGTGGTTGGCGAGCCGGTGGTGTATTTTTCTCGCGGCGTGCTGGAAACCAAGGTGACGGTGGATGTGCCTGGAGAGCCGGAACCGCGGGAGGTCGTGCGCCGGGCCGGAGCCGTGCAGATTTTGGCAACCGAGCCCTCGTTCTGGGATTTGGATAACAGCGGCGTGCGGCCCGAGCAGATGCCGGGACCGGACAGCGTGGTCTTAAACGCCGCCGCGGCGGATGAAATCGGCGTCGGTGTTGGCGATCGGGTGACCGTGCGGCTTCCCTACGAGCAAGCTGTGCCGGCGGACAGCCCGCTGGGACGTAACGAGGCCGAATCGGAAGGCTTGCCGCGGATGGAAGTCGTCGCGGTGATCCCCACACGCGGACTGGGACGATTCGCGCTGTCACCCAGTCAGGCCGAACCGCTGAACGTGTACCTGTCACGCGAATTGGTCGCCGACGTGTTGGCTCGCGAGGGGCAAGCCAACGTGTTGTTGATCGATGCGGCCGACGCCGACTCCAACGATCTGGCGGACGCTCAGCGACAAGCCGACGCCCTGCAGCAGTCCCTGCAGCCGCGACTGGGGGACTACGGTTTGCAGCTGAGCCACATCCAACGCTCCTTCAATGATTCGCCGGTGATCGATTACTACAGCCTGAGCAGCGATCGGCTGATGCTCGCCGACGAAGTTCGTCAGGCGGTCGTCGAGGAATTGAATCCCACCAGGGTGCACCCGGTGATGACTTATCTAGCCAACAAGATCGAACGGGTCGGCAATGATGCAGACGAGGACGATGCAGACGACGCCGATGCAGACGAGGCCGATGCAGACGAGGCCGAGCCGGTGGTGGTGCCCTACAGCACGCTGACGGCGATCGATTCCCTCCCGGACCTGCCGCTGAATTACGATTTTCCCGAGTCGATTTCGGGGGCTTCGCAGGACGTCGGAGATGCGATTCCGTTGGTCCTTAATAGCTGGGCGGCCGAGCGATTGGGGGCCGTGGTGGGCGATCGTTTGAAGGTCACGTACTTCGAACCCGAGACGGCCGATGGTCAGGAGATCGCTCGTCACTTCGAGTCCATCCTGACCGACATCGTCCCGATCACCGAGCCCAAACAGCCGTATCGCCGCAACCGCTCCGCCGTGTTTGATCAACGGCCGACGGTGTACAACGACCCCGACCTAACGCCCACGGTTCCGGGCGTCACGGATCAGGATTCGATTCTAAATTGGGATCTGCCCTTTCCCTTGGAAGACGGCTTGGTCAAACCGGAAGACGACGAGTACTGGAATGATTATCGGCTGACCCCCAAAGCGTTTATCCCGTTGGCAGCCGGTCAGCGTTTGTTTGGCAGCCGATTTGGCGATACCACCAGTTTGCGAATCGATCCGGCGACCGGAGAAGATTTGCCTGCTCTGACCACCGCGATCGAGCAGCGCTTGCTGCAGCACAAAGACGCGCTGGGATTCGAAGTCCAGCCGATCCACGCTCAGCAGATGGCGGCTTCCAGCGGCACGACGCCCTTTGACGTGTTGTTCCTGATGCTCAGCATGTTCGTGATCTTCGCCGCGTTGATGTTGATTGCCCTGCTGTTGCGGCTGGGCTTGTTGGCGCGTTCTCGCGAATACGGCACGTTGCTGGCCACCGGTTGGTCCGGCGCGGCGGCGGCTCGTCTGGCGACGCGGGAAGGCATGTTGGCGGCCGTGGCCGGGGCGCTATTGGGGGTGGCTTTGGGGATCGGCTATGCATGGCTGGTGCTGTGGGCGCTGCGGACCTGGTGGGTCGGCGCGGTGACGGTTCCCTTCCTGCAGTTCCATGGTTCCGTGGTCAGCTTGCTGGGCGGACTGCTGGGCGGCACGTTGAGCGCCTGGGCGACGATCCGCTTCACCACGCGGCAGCTGCGTCGCACGCCGCCGCGCACATTGCTGGCCGGCCAATTTGGCGAAGCCGACAACGGGGCACGCCCGGCCGGCAGCTCGCGCGGTTGGCTGCAACCGTTGGCCTGGGTGTTGATCGCAATCAGTCTGCTGTTGGGAGCAGTGGCCACGCAGCTGGGCGGACAGAGTCAAGCCGGTGCGTTTGTCGGCGGCGGGATGTTATTGTTGATGGGCACGCTGGTTTGGATGTACGCTCGGCTGCGGCACACGGCTCGTGATCGCTCGGGCGGTACGCAGGCGACCGATTCGCTGTGGCGTTTGGCCATCGGCAACGCTCGCCGTAATCCGCTGCGGAGCACGCTCACGATCGGCTTGATGGCGTCGGCGTGTTTTCTGATTCTGTCGATGAGTGCATTTCAGTTGTCGCCCACCGATGCCGGCGTGGGCGGGTTTGATCTGATCGGTCAAACCGCTCAGCCCTACTACCGGGAATTGTCCGATCCTCTGGTGCAGCGGGAAGTTTTCGGAAATCGAACGCAGCACCTGGCCGGTTCCACATTGGTGTCCGTCCGCATGCGGCCCGGGCAAGACGCTAGTTGCAACAATTTGTACAAAGCCGTTCAGCCCACGGTGTTGGGCGTGCCGGAGCGCCTGGCGGGGCTGTACGAGAGCGAGCAATTAACGCCCTTCGCCTGGGCGGCCAGCGAAGACATGCCGTCAGGGCAATCGCCGTGGCGAGCGTTGGAGACTCCTGCCGCGGGAACGGCGGAGGACCCCCTGCCGATGGTGTTGGACCAAGCCACCGCGATGTGGGCGTTGCAGATCTACGGTGGTGTGGGGGCCACCAAAGCGTTTGAATTTGACGACGGACAGACGCGGCACTTCAAAGTCGTTGGGCTGCTGTCCAATTCGGTGCTGCAGGGAGTGGTCTTGATCGGCGAAGCAAATTTCAAAACTTCCTTCCCGCAGATCAGTGGCGATCAGTACTTTTTGATCCACGTTCCGCCCGCCCAGCGCGAGCCGCTGGTCGAGTTGTTGGAGAATCGCTTGGGGGACGTGGGCATGGACATCACCGAAAGCCGCACGGTGTTGGCTCGCCTGTTGGCCGTCCAGAACACCTACTTGCGGACGTTTCAAAGCCTTGGCGCCCTGGGTTTGTTGCTGGGCACGATCGGCTTGGCGATCGCTCAACTGCGAAGCGTCCTGGAACGCCGCGGTGAACTGGCCGTGATGCGGGCGATCGGGTTTACCCGCTGGCGGTTGGCCCAGAGCGTGATGATGGAGCACGCGGCGCTGTTGCTGGCGGGGATCGGCAGCGGGGTGTTCGCGGCGTTGGTCGCCGTCGTACCCTACGCCTGGCTGGGCCGCGCCCAGTTGCCACTGGCCGAACCGTTGGCCTGGATGGCCGCCGTGTTGGTGGTCGGCATGCTGGCCGGCGTCACGGTGTTATCACGCGTGATCCGCATGCCGCTGATCCAGTCGCTGCGCTCGCAGTAG
- a CDS encoding Lnb N-terminal periplasmic domain-containing protein: protein MIRSLPDAVADQPRQDRDWLPYQAVLAYAETDRQGATIRNVRQCRWTSDQEAVIQYSDWKIRWEDVRSVDFIVVPFDNTPSLAHTMLSFGMADGRHLAASVEARLQQGESFSAVAGSVRQFELIYVLADEVDLLGLRAEHRQDDVYLYRSIATPEQAAELLRHVLRRTNQLAAQPEFYDSIANNCTTNLIEHINHISPETVPSTLQNLLPGHSDSMAYDLGLLATPLPFEQARKQANVTMRIRQHLKDPDFSQRIRH, encoded by the coding sequence GTGATCCGCAGCTTGCCTGATGCGGTCGCCGACCAACCACGGCAGGATCGCGATTGGCTGCCCTACCAAGCCGTGCTGGCCTACGCCGAAACCGATCGCCAAGGCGCCACGATCCGCAACGTCCGCCAATGCCGCTGGACATCCGACCAGGAAGCCGTCATCCAGTACTCGGACTGGAAAATCCGCTGGGAAGACGTTCGCTCGGTGGACTTTATCGTTGTGCCCTTCGACAACACGCCCTCGCTGGCCCACACCATGCTCAGTTTTGGCATGGCCGATGGACGCCACTTGGCCGCCTCGGTCGAAGCTCGCCTGCAGCAGGGCGAATCCTTTAGCGCGGTGGCCGGTTCGGTGCGGCAATTTGAACTGATTTACGTGCTGGCCGATGAAGTCGATCTGCTGGGTTTGCGAGCCGAGCATCGGCAGGACGACGTCTACCTGTACCGCTCGATTGCCACGCCCGAACAGGCGGCGGAACTACTCCGGCATGTCCTGCGTAGAACCAACCAACTGGCCGCTCAACCCGAGTTTTATGACTCGATCGCCAACAACTGCACCACCAATCTGATTGAACATATCAATCACATCAGCCCCGAGACGGTCCCCAGCACCCTGCAAAACCTGCTGCCCGGCCACAGCGATTCGATGGCCTACGACCTGGGACTACTGGCCACCCCCCTACCATTTGAACAGGCTCGCAAGCAAGCCAACGTCACGATGCGGATCCGGCAACACTTGAAGGATCCCGATTTTTCGCAGAGAATCCGACATTAG
- the nth gene encoding endonuclease III, whose protein sequence is MKKKERAQLVQQRLMELYPEPAIPLDHTDSFTLLVAVLLSAQCTDKKVNEITPALFRVGGTPQRMAALGVDTILDIIRPLGLAPQKAKALAGLSQQLIDRFDSQVPQTFEGLESLPGVGHKTASVVMSQAFGHPAFPVDTHIHRLAQRWGLSDGSSVKKTEQDLKKLFPEDCWNRLHLQIIYYGREYCSARGCDGTKCPLCRELYPNRRKPVVHRKA, encoded by the coding sequence ATGAAGAAGAAAGAAAGGGCCCAGCTGGTCCAGCAGCGTTTGATGGAGTTGTACCCCGAGCCCGCGATTCCGCTAGACCATACCGACTCCTTCACGTTGCTGGTCGCGGTGCTGCTGAGCGCGCAGTGTACCGACAAGAAAGTCAACGAGATCACTCCGGCCCTGTTTCGCGTCGGCGGCACGCCGCAGCGGATGGCGGCTCTGGGTGTGGACACGATTCTGGACATCATCCGTCCGTTGGGTTTGGCGCCGCAAAAGGCCAAAGCCCTGGCCGGATTGTCGCAGCAATTGATCGATCGATTTGATTCCCAGGTGCCTCAGACCTTTGAGGGACTGGAATCGCTGCCCGGTGTGGGGCACAAAACGGCCAGCGTGGTGATGTCGCAAGCCTTCGGCCACCCCGCCTTTCCGGTCGATACGCACATCCACCGGTTGGCGCAGCGGTGGGGATTAAGCGACGGCAGCAGCGTCAAAAAAACGGAACAGGATCTGAAAAAGCTATTCCCCGAAGACTGCTGGAACCGGCTGCACCTGCAAATCATTTATTATGGACGGGAGTACTGCAGCGCGCGGGGCTGCGACGGCACCAAGTGCCCGCTGTGCCGCGAACTGTACCCCAATCGCCGCAAGCCCGTCGTCCACCGCAAAGCGTAA
- a CDS encoding DUF1559 domain-containing protein, with protein sequence MRIEHSGAATLRRGFTLVELLVVIAIIGILVGLLLPAVQAAREAVRRISCKNNLHQVVLATHNYHDTFSRLPSGWESRGTSGLPGWGWAAAVLNQMEQTSIHDQIDFTQPIDAAVHTPLRGYVIAGFICPSDTGEDVFAIGEAEGDGHGHGHEDDDHDDEDHEHESESVDDTDPLFSISKSNYAGVFGTFDIHDDAYAGDGLFYGNSAHRFRDATDGLSSTLMYGERNSRLGGSIWHGVVPTANAAESRVVGAADHTPNDPIGHFEDFSSYHPGGVNFALADGSVRFIPDTVDLRVYKALATRNNQEVVQLSDF encoded by the coding sequence ATGCGCATTGAGCACTCAGGGGCAGCCACGCTGCGCCGTGGTTTTACGTTGGTTGAATTGTTAGTCGTGATCGCCATCATCGGCATCCTGGTCGGTCTCTTGCTGCCGGCCGTCCAAGCGGCTCGCGAAGCGGTACGCCGCATCAGTTGCAAGAACAATTTGCATCAGGTGGTATTGGCGACGCACAATTACCACGACACCTTCAGCCGCTTGCCCTCGGGCTGGGAATCGCGCGGCACCAGTGGCTTGCCCGGCTGGGGCTGGGCGGCGGCCGTGTTAAACCAAATGGAACAGACCTCCATCCATGACCAAATCGACTTCACTCAACCCATCGACGCCGCGGTCCACACGCCGCTGCGGGGCTATGTGATTGCCGGCTTTATCTGCCCCAGCGACACCGGCGAGGACGTGTTTGCGATCGGCGAAGCGGAGGGAGACGGGCATGGCCACGGGCACGAAGACGACGACCATGACGACGAGGACCACGAACACGAAAGTGAAAGTGTCGACGATACGGACCCGTTATTTTCGATTTCCAAAAGTAACTACGCCGGCGTGTTCGGCACCTTCGACATTCACGACGATGCCTATGCCGGCGACGGCTTGTTCTACGGCAACAGCGCGCACCGCTTCCGCGACGCCACCGACGGACTCAGCTCCACGCTGATGTATGGCGAACGCAACAGTCGCCTGGGCGGTTCGATCTGGCACGGCGTGGTGCCGACCGCCAACGCCGCCGAATCGCGCGTGGTGGGCGCGGCCGACCACACGCCCAACGATCCCATCGGACACTTCGAGGACTTCAGCAGCTACCATCCCGGCGGCGTCAACTTTGCTCTCGCCGACGGTTCGGTCCGCTTCATCCCCGACACGGTCGACCTGCGTGTCTACAAGGCATTGGCCACGCGGAACAACCAAGAAGTCGTCCAGCTGAGCGATTTTTAG
- the sdhA gene encoding succinate dehydrogenase flavoprotein subunit: MSAHRVVVVGGGLAGLSATMKLAELGVAVDLISLTPVKRSHSVCAQGGINACNDQTRQLGDNEWKHFDDTVYGGDFLNHQPPVKEMAYWAPKVIDLMDRLGVPFNRTGEGFIDRRRFGGTLYKRTAFAGATTGQQLLYALDEQVRRREAEGLVRKFEFWDFLSPIQDDSGRCRGVVAQDMNSMEIRAFPADAVIVASGGCGLIYGRSTMSVFCNGSAASRCFQAGADYANGEFIQVHPTAIPGSDKLRLMSESARGEGGRVWVPRKPHDTREPKAIPDSDRFYFLEEHFPEYGNLVPRDIATREIFDVCVNEGLSVEQDRMCVYLDLTHIERRELDRKLGGILEIYEKFQGVDPRDVPMKIFPAVHYSMGGLWADYVRSSDGGLQPGAPQNQMTRIPGLYAMGECDYHYHGANRLGANSLLSCIFTGLFASPSLIAFAENAGGSYKDVPESLLSSAVAAQQERHSSLLKGSGDENPYLIHQELGDVMTRSATVVRRNDQLQTAMEKVDELHQRAMKVHLSDQGSWTNQNVIFAKALQDMFPLAKCVLKGALQRDECRGAHYKPDFTPPSLTAESPAERRKQAEQWCDAFEEKNRKYLKTTVAKWDDASQQPDLTYEEVDTSLIPPRPRLYGLAGAEVIEEVWKERAAKKEAETALSAKP; this comes from the coding sequence ATGAGTGCTCATCGAGTTGTTGTTGTCGGCGGAGGACTTGCCGGTCTGTCCGCGACCATGAAATTGGCCGAACTGGGCGTCGCGGTGGACCTGATCAGCCTGACGCCGGTCAAACGTTCCCATAGCGTCTGCGCTCAGGGCGGCATCAACGCCTGCAACGACCAAACGCGTCAGCTGGGCGACAACGAATGGAAACACTTCGACGACACGGTTTACGGCGGCGACTTCCTGAACCACCAGCCGCCGGTCAAAGAGATGGCCTACTGGGCGCCCAAGGTGATCGACTTGATGGACCGCTTGGGCGTGCCTTTTAACCGCACCGGCGAAGGCTTTATTGACCGCCGACGCTTCGGCGGCACGTTGTACAAGCGAACGGCGTTTGCCGGTGCCACCACCGGCCAACAATTGCTGTACGCCCTCGACGAACAAGTCCGGCGACGCGAAGCCGAAGGCTTGGTTCGCAAGTTCGAATTCTGGGATTTCCTGTCGCCCATTCAGGACGACAGCGGTCGCTGCCGCGGAGTGGTCGCGCAAGACATGAACTCGATGGAAATCCGAGCCTTTCCCGCCGACGCCGTGATCGTCGCTTCGGGCGGCTGCGGATTGATCTACGGCCGCAGCACGATGAGCGTGTTCTGCAACGGCAGCGCCGCCAGCCGCTGCTTCCAAGCCGGTGCGGACTACGCCAATGGCGAATTCATCCAAGTTCATCCGACGGCCATCCCCGGTTCGGACAAACTGCGGCTGATGAGCGAATCGGCTCGCGGCGAAGGCGGCCGCGTATGGGTGCCCCGCAAGCCGCACGACACTCGCGAGCCCAAAGCGATTCCCGACTCGGATCGCTTCTATTTCCTGGAAGAACACTTCCCTGAATACGGCAACCTGGTCCCCCGCGACATCGCCACCCGCGAAATTTTCGACGTTTGCGTCAATGAAGGGCTGAGCGTCGAACAGGACCGCATGTGCGTGTACCTGGACCTGACCCACATCGAACGCCGCGAGCTGGATCGTAAACTGGGCGGCATCCTGGAAATCTACGAGAAATTCCAAGGCGTCGATCCGCGCGACGTGCCGATGAAGATCTTCCCGGCCGTACACTACAGCATGGGCGGTCTGTGGGCCGACTACGTACGGTCCTCCGACGGCGGTCTGCAGCCGGGCGCCCCGCAAAACCAAATGACGCGGATCCCCGGCCTGTATGCCATGGGCGAATGCGATTACCACTATCACGGTGCCAATCGCCTGGGCGCCAACTCGCTGCTGTCGTGCATTTTCACCGGCCTGTTCGCCAGCCCCTCGCTGATCGCCTTCGCTGAAAACGCCGGCGGCTCCTACAAAGACGTTCCCGAATCGCTGCTGTCCTCCGCCGTGGCCGCTCAACAAGAACGCCACAGTTCATTGCTTAAAGGCAGTGGCGACGAGAACCCGTACCTGATCCATCAGGAACTCGGGGACGTGATGACCCGCAGCGCCACGGTGGTGCGTCGCAACGATCAACTGCAAACGGCGATGGAAAAAGTCGACGAACTGCACCAGAGAGCGATGAAGGTTCACCTCTCTGACCAGGGCTCGTGGACCAACCAAAACGTGATCTTCGCCAAAGCTCTGCAGGACATGTTCCCGCTGGCCAAGTGCGTGCTCAAGGGAGCGTTGCAACGCGACGAGTGCCGTGGCGCCCACTACAAACCGGACTTCACGCCGCCCAGCCTGACGGCCGAATCCCCCGCCGAACGACGCAAACAAGCCGAACAGTGGTGCGATGCGTTCGAAGAGAAGAACCGCAAGTATTTAAAAACCACCGTGGCCAAATGGGACGATGCGTCGCAACAACCCGACCTCACTTACGAAGAGGTCGACACGTCGCTGATTCCTCCGCGGCCACGACTGTACGGTCTGGCCGGGGCGGAAGTCATCGAGGAAGTCTGGAAGGAACGGGCTGCCAAGAAAGAAGCCGAAACCGCACTGTCGGCCAAGCCGTAA
- a CDS encoding succinate dehydrogenase cytochrome b558 subunit — translation MAEPSSEDTFYWRHEFAIRRLHSLSGLIPLGAYMVVHLATNASLLNSVETFQRAVYAIHSFGMALPLIEWGFIFLPLLFHGFVGVWIAVNGRSNTSNYPYINNRRYTWQRWTGLIALVFLLVHVFHLHGWFHFHVWLDLVAHPLGMANFKPYNAASTLARAMGSWPWRIFYLIGVLACVYHLANGLWTAGITWGLWISAAAQERATKICTVFGVLLAFVGVAAWWGAIVTDPVKAETIENRMYPAAVEAGAVPLSVEKRTQPDPTVEAPADPDDAAEELEKPEDPEEPKTP, via the coding sequence GTGGCCGAGCCATCGAGTGAAGATACCTTCTATTGGCGACATGAATTCGCCATTCGCCGCCTCCATTCGCTTTCGGGACTGATTCCGCTAGGTGCTTACATGGTGGTCCACCTGGCCACCAATGCCAGCCTGCTGAACAGCGTGGAAACCTTTCAGCGGGCGGTCTATGCAATCCATTCCTTCGGCATGGCCCTGCCGCTGATCGAGTGGGGATTTATCTTTCTACCGCTGCTATTCCACGGATTTGTGGGTGTCTGGATTGCGGTGAATGGTCGCAGCAACACCAGCAACTACCCTTACATCAACAACCGCCGCTACACCTGGCAACGCTGGACTGGCTTGATCGCTCTGGTGTTTCTGCTGGTCCACGTGTTCCACCTGCACGGCTGGTTCCACTTCCACGTCTGGCTGGACTTAGTGGCTCATCCGCTGGGAATGGCCAACTTCAAACCCTACAACGCCGCCTCGACGCTGGCGCGGGCTATGGGCAGCTGGCCCTGGCGGATCTTTTACCTGATCGGGGTATTGGCCTGTGTTTACCATTTGGCCAACGGACTATGGACCGCCGGCATCACCTGGGGACTGTGGATTTCCGCGGCCGCTCAGGAGCGAGCCACCAAGATCTGCACCGTGTTCGGAGTGCTCCTGGCCTTTGTTGGCGTCGCCGCTTGGTGGGGCGCGATCGTGACCGATCCGGTCAAAGCCGAAACCATCGAAAACCGCATGTACCCGGCGGCTGTCGAAGCCGGAGCGGTGCCGCTGTCGGTTGAAAAACGCACTCAGCCCGATCCCACGGTGGAGGCACCGGCCGACCCGGACGACGCTGCGGAAGAACTTGAAAAACCTGAAGACCCCGAAGAACCCAAAACCCCGTAG
- the sdhB gene encoding succinate dehydrogenase iron-sulfur subunit, with translation MSTAQANTTKAAPLKVRVRRQDGPGQEPYWQLFSVPREADMNVISILQKIAAIGQTIDGQKVTPVAWDCGCLEEVCGACTMVINGHVRQSCTALVEKLVSDQPDEIVLEPMSKFPVIRDLMVDRGRLFGTLKRVKGWVPVDSYNDMGPGERQSMQQQEQNYPLSQCMSCGCCLEACPQYLKIEVERKPDESDEAYEQRKAAAYDKGFIGAAAISQAMLFNNHPTGKALADERNEALTGPGGVQVCGNAQNCVAVCPKEIPLTQSIARAGRSATIHTLKKFFDR, from the coding sequence ATGAGTACCGCTCAAGCAAACACCACCAAAGCCGCGCCGCTTAAAGTTCGTGTCCGCCGCCAAGACGGCCCCGGCCAAGAACCGTACTGGCAACTGTTCTCGGTGCCGCGCGAAGCGGACATGAACGTGATCAGCATCCTGCAAAAGATCGCCGCCATCGGGCAAACCATCGATGGCCAAAAAGTCACGCCGGTGGCCTGGGACTGCGGCTGCCTGGAAGAGGTCTGCGGGGCCTGCACGATGGTCATCAACGGGCACGTCCGGCAAAGCTGCACGGCGCTGGTCGAAAAACTGGTCAGCGACCAGCCCGACGAGATTGTGCTCGAACCGATGTCCAAGTTCCCCGTCATCCGCGACCTGATGGTCGACCGCGGACGGCTGTTCGGAACGCTCAAGCGTGTCAAAGGCTGGGTGCCTGTCGACAGCTACAACGACATGGGCCCCGGCGAACGCCAAAGCATGCAACAGCAAGAGCAGAACTACCCGCTCAGCCAGTGCATGAGCTGTGGCTGCTGCCTGGAAGCCTGCCCGCAATACCTGAAAATCGAAGTCGAGCGGAAGCCGGACGAATCCGACGAAGCCTACGAACAGCGTAAAGCGGCCGCTTATGACAAGGGCTTCATCGGCGCCGCGGCGATCTCCCAGGCGATGCTGTTCAACAACCATCCGACCGGCAAAGCGCTGGCGGACGAACGCAACGAAGCCCTGACCGGACCGGGCGGCGTGCAGGTCTGCGGCAATGCCCAGAACTGCGTGGCCGTGTGCCCCAAAGAAATCCCCCTGACCCAGTCGATCGCCCGAGCCGGCCGGTCCGCGACGATTCATACGCTGAAGAAATTCTTCGATCGCTAA